A single Ctenopharyngodon idella isolate HZGC_01 chromosome 22, HZGC01, whole genome shotgun sequence DNA region contains:
- the pacsin1a gene encoding protein kinase C and casein kinase substrate in neurons protein 1a: MSGSYDESAVADEAMDSFWEVGNYKRAVKRIDDGHRLCNDLMNCLQERAKIEKSYSAQLTEWSKRWRQLIEKGPQYGSVERAWLAMMTEADKVSELHQEVKNGLMNEDIEKVKNWQKDSYHRQIIGGFKETKEAEEGFKKAQKPWAKKLKEMETAKKTYHMACKEEKLAAGREADASVAPDQQKKLHEKTEKCKQDVQKAKEKYEKSLDELSKCTPQYMECMEQVFDQCQQHEVKRLTFLKEVLLDIKRHLNLTENQNYASVYREFERTILAANTQEDLKWFSNNHGPGMHMNWPQFEEYNPDATNAVAKREKKKPDGVAPATPNTEHAGQAGDRGSVSSYDKNQAYSTEWSDDEQPAGYSGNETNGGGNSFEDDTVSRGGVRVRALYDYEGQEQDELSFKAGDELTKIEEEDDQGWCRGRLDSGRTGLYPANYVEEI; the protein is encoded by the exons ATGTCTGGCTCTTACGATGAATCCGCTGTCGCTGATGAGGCCATGGACAGCTTTTGGGAG GTGGGAAATTATAAGCGTGCAGTCAAGAGAATTGACGACGGCCATCGACTTTGCAATGATCTTATGAACTGCCTTCAGGAACGTGCCAAGATCGAGAAGTCCTACAGCGCACAGCTCACTGAATGGTCCAAAAGGTGGAGGCAACTGATTGAGAAAG GGCCTCAGTACGGTTCTGTGGAGCGAGCCTGGTTAGCTATGATGACAGAGGCTGATAAAGTGAGTGAGCTTCATCAAGAGGTGAAGAACGGTCTGATGAACGAGGACATTGAGAAGGTGAAAAACTGGCAGAAAGACTCATACCACAGACAGATAATAGGGGGCTTCAAGGAAACCAAAGAGGCAGAAGAGGGCTTCAAGAAAGCCCAGAAACCCTGGGCTAAGAAACTCAAAGAG ATGGAAACGGCAAAGAAGACCTATCACATGGCATGTAAAGAGGAGAAACTGGCTGCAGGCCGTGAGGCAGATGCTTCTGTCGCTCCAGACCAGCAGAAGAAACTCCATGAGAAGACAGAGAAATGCAAACAGGATGTGCAGAAG GCGAAAGAGAAGTACGAGAAGTCTCTGGACGAGTTGTCGAAGTGCACACCACAGTACATGGAATGCATGGAGCAGGTGTTTGACCAATGCCAGCAGCACGAGGTCAAACGACTGACCTTCCTCAAAGAGGTTCTTCTGGACATCAAACGACACCTTAACCTCACCGAGAACCAAAA CTATGCCTCAGTGTACCGTGAGTTTGAACGCACCATTCTGGCTGCCAACACACAAGAGGATCTCAAGTGGTTCAGTAATAATCATGGTCCTGGCATGCATATGAACTGGCCCCAGTTTGAG GAATATAATCCAGACGCCACCAATGCTGTTGCcaagagagaaaagaagaagCCAGATGGAGTGGCTCCTGCTACTCCAAACACAGAGCATGCAGGTCAAGCAGGTGACCGTGGCAG TGTGAGCAGCTATGATAAGAACCAGGCGTATTCCACCGAATGGTCCGATGATGAGCAGCCCGCCGGATACTCGGGGAATGAGACGAATGGCGGTGGAAACTCTTTCGAGGATGACACAGTCAGCAGAGGAGGCGTGCGAGTGCGAGCACTGTATGACTATGAAGGACAAGAGCAGGATGAGCTAAGCTTCAAAGCAG GTGATGAATTAACAAAGATTGAAGAAGAAGATGACCAGGGCTGGTGCAGAGGTCGTCTGGACAGCGGCCGGACAGGCTTATACCCAGCCAATTACGTTGAGGAAATCTGA